A portion of the Bactrocera neohumeralis isolate Rockhampton chromosome 2, APGP_CSIRO_Bneo_wtdbg2-racon-allhic-juicebox.fasta_v2, whole genome shotgun sequence genome contains these proteins:
- the LOC126765880 gene encoding uncharacterized protein LOC126765880 yields MTIGPKILLLISFSLLVALYGNLLCFAEVSYHTCKVRAKIGKMDIEDFEKKRPARSINGECFRICYALMTNTKYYTRSCLAGTTNYSRWFTIFGCPQEIRNPILIADGIIPDEFTTKRPTNLCPGWKYPAD; encoded by the exons ATGACGATCGGACCGAAAATATTGCTGCTAATTTCGTTCTCTCTATTAGTAGCATTGTACGGCAATCTGCTTTGCTTTGCCGAAGTTTCTTATCACACATGCAAAGTGCGCGCGAAAATAGGAAAAA tgGATATAGAAGATTTTGAAAAGAAACGTCCTGCACGAAGCATAAACGGAGAATGCTTTCGGATTTGCTACGCCCTGATGACGAATACG AAGTATTACACTAGATCCTGTTTGGCTGGCACAACGAATTATTCTCGCTGGTTCACCATATTTGGATGTCCGCAAGAAATCAGAAATCCTATTTTGATCGCGGATGGCATCATTCCCGATGAATTCACAACCAAAAGGCCAACTAATCTTTGTCCTGGCTGGAAGTATCCTGCCGATTAA